A genomic region of Aureimonas populi contains the following coding sequences:
- a CDS encoding HAD-IA family hydrolase — protein MRLVLFDCDGTLADSFPIICRTMRLAFERTGRAAPQDVAIHAIIGLSLERAFAQLAPDASPAEVVALAETYRSVFRESRNEFAFDEPLFPGIAPLLASLSARPDVRLGMVTGKSRRGVRRILQSHGIERVFTAIRTADDCPSKPHPAMVQECCGEVGIDPADAIVVGDAIYDMQMAVAAGAGGLGVSWGAASRQALLGAGAATVVDDTAALSGRLDEWLIARQRSMAPAAS, from the coding sequence ATGCGCCTCGTCCTCTTCGATTGCGATGGAACGCTGGCCGACAGCTTTCCCATCATCTGCCGCACCATGCGCCTCGCTTTCGAGCGAACGGGCCGCGCGGCGCCCCAGGATGTGGCGATCCACGCCATCATCGGGCTTTCTCTGGAGCGCGCCTTCGCGCAACTCGCCCCTGATGCCTCGCCAGCCGAGGTGGTCGCGCTGGCGGAAACGTATCGTTCGGTCTTTCGCGAATCGCGCAACGAGTTCGCGTTCGACGAGCCTCTCTTTCCGGGTATCGCGCCGCTGCTGGCTTCGCTCTCCGCGCGGCCGGATGTGCGTTTGGGCATGGTGACGGGTAAGTCGCGCCGCGGCGTGCGTCGGATCCTGCAATCGCACGGCATAGAGCGTGTGTTCACCGCCATTCGGACGGCAGACGACTGCCCCTCCAAGCCTCACCCCGCCATGGTGCAGGAGTGCTGCGGCGAGGTGGGAATCGATCCGGCGGACGCGATCGTCGTCGGCGACGCGATCTATGACATGCAGATGGCCGTCGCGGCCGGAGCCGGGGGCCTCGGCGTGTCTTGGGGCGCCGCTTCCCGGCAGGCGCTGCTTGGCGCGGGCGCGGCGACTGTGGTGGACGACACGGCCGCCCTCTCGGGTCGTCTGGACGAATGGCTTATCGCGCGGCAGCGGTCCATGGCCCCCGCGGCATCCTGA
- the rpsK gene encoding 30S ribosomal protein S11 has product MAKEAQRVRRRERKNITSGVAHVNSSFNNTLITITDAQGNAIAWSSAGAQGFKGSRKSTPFAAQIAAEDAAKKAQEHGMRTLEVEVCGPGSGRESALRALQAAGFTITSIRDVTPIPHNGVRPRKKRRV; this is encoded by the coding sequence ATGGCTAAGGAAGCACAGCGCGTTCGTCGCCGTGAGCGTAAGAACATCACGTCCGGCGTTGCCCACGTGAACTCCTCCTTCAACAACACCTTGATCACGATTACGGATGCCCAGGGCAACGCGATCGCTTGGTCGTCGGCCGGTGCGCAGGGTTTCAAGGGATCGCGCAAGTCGACGCCCTTCGCCGCGCAGATCGCGGCCGAGGATGCTGCCAAGAAGGCGCAGGAGCATGGTATGCGTACGCTGGAAGTCGAGGTTTGTGGTCCTGGCTCCGGCCGTGAGTCGGCCCTTCGCGCGCTGCAGGCTGCGGGCTTCACCATCACGTCGATCCGCGACGTGACGCCGATCCCGCATAATGGCGTTCGCCCCCGCAAGAAGCGCCGCGTGTAA
- a CDS encoding DegQ family serine endoprotease, with translation MGFGVLGFLVIGGVVAPLAGLGVPGAVAQAPLPLAQAEAEPRVPESRAEIQLTYAPLVRQTAPAVVNVYAARQVQRRSPFAGDPFFEQFFGSRMQSRPRVESSLGSGVLVDSSGLVVTNNHVIEGADEVRVALADGREFNSTILTRDARVDLAVLRIESDESFPIVPIADSDATQIGDLVLAIGNPFGIGQTVTSGIVSALARSHVGVNDSGFFIQTDAAINPGNSGGALIDMRGQLIGVNTAIFSRSGGSMGIGFAIPSNMVRAFVDAAERGERFQRPYVGASFTPVTPDIAEALGMARPSGALVASVSEDAPAAAAGLRPGDVVLSMDGFAIDGPDALGYRLATAGLGRTATLEILSADERRSVPLQLVEAPETPQRDERRLSGNTPFEGALVANLSPRLADELEMQQTKRGVVVTDVERGSTAMRFGLQPKDILLALNGRPIASSAKLEAMLRGGARGWRFEIERNGQRLTQTVR, from the coding sequence ATTGGCTTCGGTGTCCTTGGTTTTCTGGTGATAGGTGGGGTGGTCGCTCCATTGGCCGGGCTTGGGGTGCCCGGCGCCGTTGCACAGGCGCCACTGCCGCTTGCACAGGCCGAGGCCGAACCACGTGTTCCCGAAAGTCGGGCCGAAATTCAGCTCACCTACGCCCCCCTGGTCCGCCAGACCGCGCCGGCGGTCGTCAATGTCTATGCTGCGCGGCAAGTTCAACGCCGCTCGCCCTTCGCGGGCGATCCGTTTTTCGAGCAGTTCTTCGGCAGCCGAATGCAGAGCCGGCCGCGCGTGGAATCCTCGCTCGGTTCCGGTGTGCTCGTCGATTCCTCGGGGCTGGTCGTAACGAACAATCACGTCATCGAGGGAGCAGACGAGGTTAGGGTGGCCCTCGCAGATGGCCGCGAGTTCAACTCGACCATCCTCACGCGCGATGCACGTGTCGATCTGGCGGTCCTCAGGATCGAATCGGATGAGAGCTTTCCCATCGTTCCCATCGCCGATTCCGATGCAACGCAAATCGGCGACCTCGTTCTGGCGATCGGCAATCCGTTCGGCATCGGGCAAACCGTCACGAGCGGCATCGTCTCCGCGCTGGCGCGCTCGCATGTCGGCGTCAACGATTCCGGCTTCTTCATCCAGACGGACGCGGCGATCAACCCCGGCAATTCCGGCGGCGCGCTGATCGACATGCGCGGGCAACTGATCGGCGTCAACACGGCGATCTTCTCTCGGTCGGGCGGCTCCATGGGCATCGGCTTTGCGATTCCCTCCAACATGGTGCGCGCCTTCGTGGATGCGGCCGAGCGTGGCGAACGGTTCCAGCGACCGTATGTCGGCGCGAGCTTCACCCCCGTAACGCCGGATATCGCGGAGGCGCTGGGGATGGCGCGGCCAAGCGGTGCGCTCGTGGCTTCGGTCTCGGAGGACGCGCCGGCCGCCGCCGCCGGTCTGCGGCCGGGCGACGTGGTTCTTTCGATGGATGGCTTTGCCATAGATGGGCCGGATGCCCTCGGCTACAGGCTGGCGACCGCCGGGCTCGGCAGGACCGCGACATTGGAGATTCTGTCTGCCGACGAGCGCCGCTCCGTGCCGCTTCAACTCGTGGAGGCGCCTGAAACACCGCAGCGGGACGAGCGGCGCCTCTCGGGCAACACGCCCTTCGAAGGCGCTCTGGTCGCGAACCTCTCGCCGCGCTTGGCGGACGAGTTGGAGATGCAGCAGACCAAGCGGGGCGTGGTCGTTACCGATGTGGAGCGCGGATCGACCGCCATGCGGTTTGGCCTCCAGCCCAAGGACATCCTGCTGGCGCTGAATGGCCGTCCCATCGCATCTTCGGCCAAGCTCGAGGCGATGCTGCGCGGCGGCGCCCGAGGCTGGCGCTTCGAGATCGAGCGGAACGGCCAGCGTCTGACGCAGACCGTGCGCTGA
- a CDS encoding SDR family oxidoreductase codes for MSVAGSQPLVLVTGLSGFVAKHVARELLARGYAVRGTVRSVTKGDEARAALSAAGCETGRLEIVQADLTDDRGWGEALAGCRFVQHTASPFPASQPRDKFALVPVAKGGTLRVAEAAKAAGVERLVLTSSVVAVYHGHDGRADPRFTEADFSNVESPRISSYAVSKTLAERAAWETVEGTGMELAVLNPSLVLGPLMDRDPGTSADLVAMMMRGRLPLVPAARFGVVDVRDVAQAHVAAMERPEAAGRRFILTAGQRTLREIADALGNAFPEFRPRLPRATVPNALIEFAAKVSRRAGTLASELDQRRTLDTTAAREGLGMDFRSPEEAIRAMAESLLRLGLVRRRR; via the coding sequence ATGTCGGTTGCCGGCTCTCAGCCGCTCGTACTCGTTACGGGGCTCTCTGGATTCGTCGCCAAGCATGTTGCGCGCGAACTGCTAGCTCGCGGGTACGCCGTGCGTGGCACGGTTCGTTCGGTCACCAAGGGGGATGAGGCGCGGGCGGCTCTCTCGGCAGCGGGATGCGAGACCGGCCGACTGGAGATCGTTCAGGCGGACCTGACCGATGACCGAGGCTGGGGCGAGGCACTGGCGGGCTGCCGCTTCGTGCAGCATACGGCCTCGCCGTTTCCCGCATCCCAGCCGCGCGACAAGTTCGCGCTGGTCCCGGTGGCCAAAGGCGGCACGCTGCGTGTCGCGGAAGCGGCGAAAGCAGCCGGGGTCGAGCGTCTCGTGCTCACCTCGTCGGTGGTCGCGGTCTATCATGGTCATGACGGCAGGGCCGATCCTCGCTTCACGGAAGCGGACTTCTCCAACGTGGAAAGCCCACGCATCTCTTCCTATGCCGTGTCCAAGACGCTTGCGGAACGGGCGGCGTGGGAGACGGTAGAGGGCACAGGGATGGAGCTTGCCGTTCTCAATCCGTCTCTCGTCCTGGGTCCCCTGATGGATCGCGATCCGGGCACGTCCGCCGATCTCGTGGCCATGATGATGAGAGGCCGGCTTCCTCTCGTTCCGGCGGCGCGATTCGGCGTGGTGGATGTGAGAGATGTCGCACAGGCCCATGTCGCCGCGATGGAGCGGCCGGAAGCGGCCGGGCGGCGCTTCATCCTCACCGCCGGGCAGCGCACTTTGCGGGAGATTGCAGACGCATTGGGCAATGCCTTTCCTGAATTTCGCCCTCGGTTGCCGCGAGCCACCGTGCCCAATGCGCTCATCGAGTTCGCCGCGAAGGTCTCCCGCCGGGCCGGAACGCTGGCGTCCGAACTCGATCAACGCCGTACCCTCGACACCACGGCGGCTCGGGAGGGGTTGGGCATGGACTTCCGCTCCCCGGAGGAAGCCATACGCGCAATGGCCGAAAGCCTTCTAAGGCTCGGATTAGTGCGCCGGCGCCGCTGA
- the rpsM gene encoding 30S ribosomal protein S13, translating into MARIAGVNIPTNKRVVIALQYIHGIGPRFAQEIVEKVRLAPERRVNDLTDAEVLQIREMIDRDYQVEGDLRRETSMNIKRLMDLGCYRGLRHRRGLPVRGQRTHTNARTRKGPAKAIAGKKK; encoded by the coding sequence GTGGCCCGTATTGCAGGCGTCAACATCCCCACGAACAAGCGCGTCGTCATCGCGCTTCAGTATATTCACGGCATCGGCCCGCGCTTCGCGCAGGAGATCGTGGAGAAGGTTCGGCTCGCGCCGGAGCGTCGCGTCAATGATCTGACGGACGCGGAAGTCCTTCAAATCCGTGAGATGATCGATCGCGACTATCAGGTGGAGGGTGATCTGCGTCGCGAGACGTCGATGAACATCAAGCGCCTGATGGATCTTGGCTGCTACCGTGGCCTGCGTCATCGGCGCGGTCTTCCGGTCCGTGGTCAGCGCACGCATACCAACGCCCGCACCCGCAAGGGTCCGGCGAAGGCGATTGCCGGCAAGAAGAAGTAA
- a CDS encoding ATP12 family chaperone protein, which translates to MAYRAAAVHGPRGILTRIVSMSHSLARPELPKRFYREAAIAPANGGHAVLLDGRPVRTPARKPLVLPAERPALAVAAEWNAQGERVNPATMPVTRLANTIVDGIADDPAPVRHDLRRYAETDLVFYRAESPERLLERQVAHWDPVLAWARGRIGHDFIRVEGVMHVAQPPETLAAMSQWIDAYEDAFAVAALHQMATLTGSLLLALAVAERELTIEKAWQAAHVDEDWNTQQWGGDEEAQARRDARFEDMKAAALFAQIPANHS; encoded by the coding sequence ATGGCTTATCGCGCGGCAGCGGTCCATGGCCCCCGCGGCATCCTGACCCGGATCGTTTCCATGAGCCATTCCCTCGCCCGCCCCGAACTTCCCAAGCGCTTTTACCGCGAGGCGGCGATCGCCCCGGCGAATGGCGGCCACGCGGTGCTTCTCGACGGTCGCCCGGTGCGCACGCCGGCGCGCAAGCCGCTCGTCCTGCCCGCTGAAAGGCCTGCTCTGGCCGTCGCGGCCGAATGGAATGCGCAAGGCGAACGCGTGAACCCCGCGACCATGCCGGTGACCCGCCTCGCCAACACGATCGTCGATGGTATCGCCGATGATCCCGCGCCGGTGCGGCACGACTTGAGGCGCTATGCTGAAACCGACCTCGTCTTCTACCGCGCCGAATCGCCTGAGCGGCTGCTTGAGCGGCAAGTGGCGCATTGGGACCCCGTGCTGGCGTGGGCGAGAGGCCGGATCGGCCATGATTTCATCCGCGTCGAGGGGGTGATGCATGTCGCGCAGCCGCCGGAAACGCTGGCAGCTATGTCGCAGTGGATCGACGCTTACGAAGACGCCTTTGCCGTGGCCGCGCTTCACCAGATGGCCACGCTCACGGGCTCGCTGTTGCTCGCGCTGGCCGTCGCCGAACGTGAGCTCACCATCGAGAAGGCATGGCAGGCGGCCCATGTCGATGAGGACTGGAATACCCAGCAATGGGGTGGGGATGAGGAGGCGCAGGCGCGCCGCGACGCCCGGTTCGAGGATATGAAGGCCGCTGCCCTGTTCGCTCAAATTCCCGCGAACCACTCGTAG
- a CDS encoding molybdopterin-binding protein, with translation MNRRRFLTGAAVASSLPLAGCFDAVGQRDSDVRRFLLRANDWTYRVQRLMLGSDQLAREFSRSEIRQPMRPNGSTNPQASDYLRHVAEGFRDYRLSIRGMVARPLAFSLDELRNMPARTQITRHDCVEGWSCVAEWTGTPLALVLDEASVLPQARYAVFSCFDVMENSFTGPIRYYESIDLLDARHPQTILAYGMNGTALPVANGAPLRVRVERQLGYKMAKYIEAITLTDDLSGFGEGQGGYWEDRGYEWFAGI, from the coding sequence ATGAACCGCCGCCGTTTCCTGACAGGCGCCGCCGTCGCCTCCTCGCTGCCCCTCGCCGGCTGCTTCGACGCCGTGGGCCAGCGCGACAGCGATGTGCGCCGGTTCCTCCTCAGGGCCAACGACTGGACCTATCGCGTCCAGCGCCTGATGCTCGGATCGGACCAGCTCGCGCGCGAATTCTCCCGCAGCGAAATCCGCCAACCCATGCGGCCCAACGGATCGACCAATCCACAGGCGTCCGATTATCTGCGGCATGTGGCGGAGGGTTTCCGTGACTATCGCCTGTCCATCCGGGGCATGGTGGCTCGCCCCCTCGCGTTCTCGTTGGACGAGTTGCGCAACATGCCCGCGCGCACGCAGATCACCCGCCATGACTGCGTGGAGGGGTGGAGTTGCGTTGCCGAATGGACCGGGACGCCCCTGGCTCTCGTGCTGGACGAGGCCAGCGTTCTCCCGCAGGCGCGATATGCCGTTTTCTCCTGCTTCGACGTAATGGAAAACAGCTTTACGGGCCCGATCCGCTACTACGAATCGATCGACCTCCTTGATGCGCGCCATCCCCAGACGATCCTTGCCTACGGGATGAACGGCACCGCGCTACCCGTCGCCAACGGAGCGCCTCTGCGCGTGCGGGTCGAGCGGCAGCTCGGCTACAAGATGGCGAAATACATCGAGGCGATCACGCTGACCGACGATCTCTCAGGCTTCGGCGAAGGACAAGGCGGCTATTGGGAAGATCGCGGCTACGAGTGGTTCGCGGGAATTTGA
- a CDS encoding DNA-directed RNA polymerase subunit alpha: MIASNWQDLTKPNQVVFKSANRTKASLVAEPLERGFGLTLGNALRRVLLSSLQGAAVTAIQIDGVLHEFSSIAGVREDVTDIVLNVKEISIGMQGEGPKRMVLRKQGPGVVTAGDIQTVGDIEILNPAHEICTLDEGAEIRIEFTVNTGKGYVPADQNRAEDAPIGLIPVDSLFSPVKKVSYRVENTREGQDLNKDKLTMEIETDGSISGEDAVAYAARILQDQLSVFVNFEEPQRESRGGGDEQIAELAFNPALLKKVDELELSVRSANCLKNDNIVYIGDLIQKTEAEMLRTPNFGRKSLNEIKEVLASMGLHLGMEVAAWPPENIDDLAKRYEDQY; the protein is encoded by the coding sequence ATGATCGCCAGCAACTGGCAGGACCTGACCAAGCCGAACCAGGTGGTCTTCAAGAGCGCGAACCGCACCAAGGCCTCGCTCGTCGCCGAGCCGCTGGAGCGCGGTTTCGGTTTGACGCTCGGCAATGCGCTGCGTCGCGTTCTTCTCTCTTCGCTGCAGGGCGCGGCCGTTACCGCGATCCAGATCGACGGCGTGCTGCACGAGTTCTCCTCGATCGCCGGCGTGCGCGAGGACGTGACGGACATCGTCCTGAACGTCAAGGAAATCTCGATCGGTATGCAGGGCGAGGGCCCCAAGCGCATGGTCCTGCGTAAGCAGGGGCCCGGCGTGGTGACTGCCGGCGATATTCAGACTGTCGGCGATATCGAGATTCTCAATCCTGCCCATGAAATCTGCACCCTCGACGAGGGTGCTGAGATCCGCATCGAGTTCACGGTCAATACCGGCAAGGGCTATGTGCCCGCCGATCAGAACCGGGCCGAGGATGCGCCGATCGGTCTCATTCCGGTCGATTCACTCTTTTCGCCCGTGAAGAAGGTCTCCTATCGCGTGGAGAACACGCGTGAAGGCCAGGACCTGAACAAGGACAAGCTGACCATGGAGATCGAGACCGATGGGTCCATCTCCGGCGAGGACGCCGTAGCCTATGCCGCGCGTATTCTTCAGGATCAGTTGTCGGTGTTTGTGAACTTCGAGGAGCCGCAGCGTGAGTCGCGTGGTGGTGGCGACGAGCAGATCGCCGAGCTTGCGTTCAATCCGGCGCTCCTCAAGAAGGTGGACGAGTTGGAGCTTTCGGTCCGTTCGGCCAACTGCCTGAAGAATGACAATATCGTCTATATCGGCGACCTCATTCAGAAGACCGAGGCCGAGATGCTTCGCACGCCGAATTTCGGCCGCAAGTCGCTGAACGAGATCAAGGAAGTTCTCGCCTCGATGGGGCTGCATCTGGGCATGGAGGTGGCCGCCTGGCCGCCCGAGAACATCGACGATCTGGCCAAGCGCTACGAAGACCAGTATTGA
- a CDS encoding adenylate kinase, with protein sequence MRLILLGPPGAGKGTQAQLLVEKYGIPQLSTGDMLRAAVAAGTEVGRKAQAIIEAGELVSDDIVVGIVAERIEEEDAKGGFILDGFPRTIPQADALDSMLAERGLALDAVIEFKVDEAQLVHRIERRAAETAAAGKPIRKDDNPEVFQRRLREFREATVAVGPFYRERGLLRTVDGMAPVEAVTRQIEQIVSAA encoded by the coding sequence ATGAGATTGATACTGCTCGGGCCGCCGGGGGCGGGGAAGGGAACCCAGGCTCAGCTTCTGGTCGAGAAATATGGGATTCCCCAGCTTTCGACGGGAGACATGCTCCGTGCCGCTGTCGCCGCGGGAACCGAGGTCGGCAGGAAGGCGCAGGCCATTATCGAGGCCGGCGAGCTTGTTTCGGACGATATCGTCGTAGGGATCGTCGCGGAGCGAATCGAGGAGGAAGATGCCAAGGGGGGGTTCATTCTCGACGGCTTCCCGCGCACCATTCCCCAGGCCGACGCGCTGGACTCCATGCTTGCCGAACGCGGTCTGGCGCTCGATGCCGTCATCGAGTTCAAGGTCGATGAGGCGCAACTCGTTCATCGCATAGAAAGGCGGGCGGCAGAGACGGCTGCAGCTGGCAAGCCAATCCGCAAAGACGACAATCCGGAGGTTTTCCAGCGCCGTTTGCGCGAGTTCAGGGAAGCCACCGTGGCCGTTGGGCCGTTCTATCGCGAACGCGGGCTTCTGCGCACGGTGGACGGAATGGCGCCTGTCGAAGCGGTTACGCGGCAGATCGAGCAAATTGTTTCTGCGGCTTGA
- a CDS encoding replication-associated recombination protein A encodes MADLFGEAPPERERPAQAESLDSATRPLADRLRPQSLADVVGQDHLTGPDGVLTRMLQSGSLGSVIFWGPPGTGKTTVARLMARDVEFAFEQISAIFSGVADLKKVFEAARLRRPAGRRTLLFVDEIHRFNRAQQDSFLPVMEDGTVVLVGATTENPSFELNAALLSRARVLSFHPHDAASLSKLLDRAEAIEGRSLPVSEEARAVLLRMADGDGRAILTLAEEVWRAAKAGEIFDAEGVQRIVQRRAPVYDKSQDGHYNLISALHKSVRGSDPDAALYYLCRMLDAGEEPLYLGRRLVRMAVEDIGLADPNALVVANAAKDAYDYLGSPEGELALAQATVYLAAAPKSNAVYKAFKAAMRTAKENGSLLPPRHILNAPTKLMKGEGYGAGYRYDHDEPDAFSGQDYFPTELGRQSFYRPTEFGMERRIAERMENWERLRREREGR; translated from the coding sequence ATGGCCGACCTCTTTGGCGAAGCGCCGCCGGAACGGGAACGGCCAGCGCAGGCGGAAAGTCTCGACAGCGCGACGCGCCCGCTGGCCGATCGCCTGCGCCCCCAGTCCCTGGCCGATGTCGTCGGCCAAGATCACCTCACAGGCCCGGACGGGGTGTTGACGCGAATGCTTCAGTCCGGCTCGCTCGGCTCCGTTATTTTCTGGGGGCCGCCGGGCACGGGCAAGACGACGGTCGCGCGCCTCATGGCGCGGGATGTCGAGTTCGCCTTCGAGCAGATTTCCGCCATCTTCTCAGGCGTCGCCGATCTGAAGAAGGTGTTCGAAGCCGCGCGTCTACGCCGCCCCGCTGGCCGCCGAACGCTTTTGTTCGTCGACGAGATCCACCGCTTCAACCGTGCCCAGCAGGATTCCTTCCTGCCCGTCATGGAGGACGGCACGGTGGTGCTGGTGGGCGCGACGACGGAGAACCCGTCCTTCGAGCTCAACGCGGCGCTGCTTTCGCGGGCGCGGGTCCTCAGCTTCCATCCTCATGATGCAGCCAGCCTTTCCAAGCTGCTGGACCGCGCCGAGGCGATAGAGGGCCGATCCCTGCCGGTGAGCGAGGAGGCGAGGGCGGTTCTCCTGCGCATGGCGGATGGCGATGGCCGGGCCATCCTGACGCTGGCGGAGGAAGTCTGGCGGGCGGCCAAGGCGGGGGAGATCTTCGATGCCGAAGGGGTGCAGCGGATCGTTCAACGTCGCGCCCCGGTCTACGACAAGAGCCAGGACGGCCACTACAACCTTATCTCCGCCCTGCATAAATCCGTCCGGGGCTCGGACCCGGACGCGGCGCTCTACTATCTGTGCCGTATGCTCGACGCCGGCGAAGAGCCGCTTTATCTGGGGCGGCGGCTGGTGCGCATGGCGGTGGAGGATATCGGCCTGGCCGACCCCAATGCGCTCGTCGTCGCCAATGCCGCAAAGGACGCCTACGACTATCTCGGCTCGCCGGAAGGTGAACTGGCGCTGGCGCAGGCGACCGTCTATCTCGCCGCTGCGCCCAAGTCGAACGCCGTCTACAAGGCGTTCAAGGCCGCGATGCGCACGGCAAAGGAAAACGGGTCGCTCCTGCCGCCCCGGCATATTCTGAACGCGCCGACGAAATTGATGAAGGGCGAGGGCTACGGCGCCGGCTATCGCTACGACCACGACGAGCCGGACGCCTTTTCGGGGCAGGATTACTTCCCGACAGAACTCGGCCGCCAGAGCTTCTATCGTCCCACCGAGTTCGGGATGGAACGGCGGATCGCGGAGCGGATGGAGAACTGGGAGCGTTTGCGTCGCGAGCGGGAGGGGCGGTAA
- the rplQ gene encoding 50S ribosomal protein L17, which yields MRHGNRGRKLNRTHEHRKAMFANMVASLIEHEQIVTTLPKAKDLRPIVEKMITLGKRGDLHARRQAISQVRDETVIKKLFDTLAPRYADRNGGYTRVLKAGFRRGDNAPLAVIEFVDRDEDARGAADRARVEAEDARETEAA from the coding sequence ATGCGTCACGGTAATCGCGGCCGGAAGCTGAACCGCACCCACGAGCATCGCAAGGCGATGTTCGCGAACATGGTCGCTTCGCTCATCGAGCACGAACAGATCGTCACCACCCTGCCCAAAGCGAAAGACCTTCGTCCGATTGTCGAAAAGATGATCACGCTCGGCAAACGCGGCGATCTGCATGCGCGCCGTCAGGCGATCAGCCAGGTTCGCGATGAGACGGTGATCAAGAAGCTGTTCGACACGCTCGCGCCGCGCTATGCGGACCGCAACGGCGGCTACACCCGTGTTCTTAAGGCGGGCTTCCGCCGCGGTGACAACGCTCCTCTGGCCGTGATCGAGTTTGTGGATCGTGACGAGGACGCTCGTGGTGCTGCGGACCGTGCGCGCGTCGAGGCCGAAGATGCCCGCGAGACGGAAGCGGCCTGA
- a CDS encoding RluA family pseudouridine synthase, giving the protein MSVVEQVKVGPDETGLRLDRWFKLHYPGLGFGHLQKLLRSGQIRVDGGRAKTDTRLAPGQLIRIPPMGADQARMKAVPLTANTMRDRHDADVLAQMLIYEDEKVFVFNKPAGLAVQGGSGISRHVDKMLEAWRSKRGEKPRLVHRLDRDTSGILVVARTRGAAVSLTKAFRERDTKKTYWAIVKGVPAPHDGRISTYLVKEQTPDGDRMRVAKHGEDGADHALTHYRVIDQVAQNFAWLEMEPYTGRTHQLRVHAAHLGHPILGDPKYFEHDTNWEFPGGVQNRLHLHARRIVIPHPGGGVIDQVAPLPPHMVQTWNLFGFDEAEMND; this is encoded by the coding sequence ATGTCGGTGGTGGAGCAGGTCAAGGTAGGGCCGGACGAGACGGGCTTGAGGCTCGATCGCTGGTTCAAGCTTCATTATCCCGGCCTCGGCTTCGGGCATTTGCAGAAGCTGTTGCGGTCCGGCCAGATTCGCGTCGATGGGGGACGGGCGAAAACCGATACGCGCCTCGCCCCGGGCCAGCTCATCCGCATTCCGCCCATGGGCGCCGACCAGGCGCGGATGAAGGCCGTGCCGCTCACCGCCAACACGATGCGGGACCGGCACGACGCCGATGTCCTCGCGCAGATGCTCATCTACGAGGATGAGAAGGTCTTCGTGTTCAATAAGCCCGCGGGCCTCGCCGTGCAGGGCGGCTCGGGCATATCCCGCCACGTGGACAAGATGCTGGAGGCGTGGCGTTCCAAGCGGGGTGAAAAGCCGAGGCTGGTTCATCGGCTGGACCGCGATACGTCCGGCATCCTCGTCGTGGCGCGCACGAGGGGTGCGGCCGTTTCGCTGACCAAGGCCTTTCGCGAACGCGATACGAAGAAGACCTATTGGGCGATCGTGAAGGGCGTGCCGGCGCCCCATGACGGGCGTATCTCCACCTATCTGGTGAAGGAGCAGACGCCGGACGGCGACCGCATGCGTGTTGCCAAGCACGGCGAGGATGGGGCCGATCACGCGCTGACGCATTACCGCGTCATCGACCAGGTGGCGCAGAACTTCGCATGGCTGGAGATGGAGCCCTATACGGGCCGCACGCACCAGCTTCGCGTTCATGCCGCCCATCTCGGCCATCCGATTCTGGGTGACCCGAAATATTTCGAGCACGACACCAATTGGGAATTTCCCGGCGGCGTCCAGAATCGCCTGCATCTTCACGCGCGCCGGATCGTCATTCCGCATCCGGGCGGGGGGGTGATCGACCAGGTCGCCCCTTTGCCGCCCCATATGGTGCAGACCTGGAACCTCTTCGGATTCGACGAGGCGGAGATGAACGACTGA